The Hyphococcus flavus genome contains a region encoding:
- the ccmA gene encoding heme ABC exporter ATP-binding protein CcmA, with product MRSFVSSQTGISCAHCRAAVACWAKPVLMLEVLCSLGTLMEPYAQQIGFEAENAGCDRAGEPVVRGVSFSFSPGDALQLFGPNGSGKSSLLSMFAGLIPLAEGALRWHLGDEQSATPFEQSVFFLGHDASVKPSLTARENLSFWAACYGAGKERIDAAIDSVKAMTFADLRASRLSAGQRRRIDLARAVLADRPVWLLDEPAAAIDSDGVEVIRNMIAEHRARGGLAIIATHDHLGSGYQRLELGR from the coding sequence ATGCGTTCTTTCGTCTCTTCACAAACAGGCATTTCCTGCGCGCATTGTCGCGCGGCGGTTGCGTGCTGGGCGAAACCCGTTCTAATGCTTGAAGTTTTGTGCAGCCTAGGGACGTTGATGGAGCCATACGCGCAGCAGATCGGATTTGAGGCGGAAAACGCCGGGTGCGACCGCGCCGGTGAGCCTGTTGTGCGCGGCGTATCGTTTTCATTCTCGCCTGGTGATGCGCTGCAGTTATTCGGGCCGAACGGCTCCGGCAAGTCCAGCCTGTTGTCGATGTTCGCGGGGCTCATTCCGCTGGCGGAAGGCGCGCTTCGCTGGCATCTCGGCGATGAACAATCAGCAACGCCGTTTGAGCAGTCTGTTTTTTTTCTCGGTCATGACGCAAGCGTGAAACCATCGTTGACGGCGAGGGAAAACCTTTCTTTCTGGGCGGCGTGTTATGGCGCCGGGAAAGAGCGGATTGACGCGGCGATTGATTCGGTGAAGGCAATGACGTTTGCTGACTTGCGCGCGAGCCGTTTATCGGCGGGGCAGCGCAGGCGCATCGATCTTGCGCGCGCGGTTCTGGCGGACCGTCCCGTATGGCTGCTCGACGAACCGGCGGCCGCCATTGATAGCGATGGCGTAGAAGTTATCCGCAACATGATCGCCGAACATCGCGCGCGCGGCGGGCTTGCGATTATTGCAACGCATGATCATCTGGGTTCAGGCTATCAGCGGCTGGAGCTTGGGCGATGA
- a CDS encoding heme exporter protein CcmB, with protein MTGAILSRDLKVAFRSGGGWFYALFFFAVFTVLAAIAFGPQLSALASAAPAALWLAVALSIQFSAADIFEHDLRDGSLRAFAAEQGGLMPYWLAKALALALTSALPMIIAAPFFMTMLGVPFAHGLGAAVLLVIGAPGLLFVSLLTAALAGGLRAGGLLATIIAAPFAAPLLIFGVSATKIVFAGNGIGSPETLILGALSLFMAAVTPWFAITALRVSLE; from the coding sequence ATGACCGGCGCGATACTCTCACGTGATTTGAAAGTTGCGTTCCGTTCCGGTGGCGGATGGTTTTACGCACTGTTCTTTTTCGCTGTATTTACTGTGCTTGCGGCGATTGCGTTTGGACCGCAACTGTCGGCGTTGGCTTCTGCGGCGCCAGCGGCGTTGTGGCTGGCGGTCGCGCTTTCCATTCAGTTTTCTGCAGCGGATATTTTTGAACATGATCTTCGCGACGGGTCGTTACGTGCCTTTGCGGCGGAGCAGGGCGGGCTCATGCCCTACTGGCTTGCGAAGGCGCTGGCGCTGGCGCTGACCTCCGCCTTGCCGATGATTATTGCGGCGCCGTTTTTCATGACCATGCTTGGCGTTCCGTTCGCACATGGGTTAGGCGCAGCGGTACTGCTTGTCATTGGGGCGCCGGGTTTGCTTTTTGTTTCGCTCTTAACAGCAGCTTTGGCTGGGGGGCTCCGGGCAGGCGGACTATTGGCGACGATTATCGCCGCCCCCTTCGCTGCGCCATTACTGATCTTTGGCGTCAGCGCAACGAAAATCGTTTTTGCTGGAAACGGTATTGGCTCGCCCGAAACCTTGATTTTAGGCGCCTTGAGCCTCTTTATGGCGGCGGTAACACCGTGGTTCGCGATTACTGCTTTGCGCGTCAGTTTGGAATAG